From Debaryomyces hansenii CBS767 chromosome C complete sequence, a single genomic window includes:
- a CDS encoding DEHA2C13156p (similar to CA1243|IPF7922 Candida albicans): MTVSSKEKHPSEEANDPIITSRSIESGPKMSNTISWSKNGFIAYAAPELNPKHNLNLTYLENVDGKSWQLAKHQGINVRPSAESNQTPELRLVSWSNLSTDLAVADIHGNFYVLLAGVGLLENKDANGSTSKNNGSSVPSTTSSPSYELTSYNHMEMIYRDIIDPQPTGRMISMSQIVSFKWLNIFKPQIINKPAVLTKVDNNSSSSPPFAYTYGVGQHHPHGTCHPISTKQACIALRQNGECILYFQGEHKVEYHKISIKLQFSSNAVIITKSSIGFKNDKDVIISAFDAVSNSIKTFLISIDWGFLVESAQKQKVDPHYHTPKEAQKVPSLILKTLHEMKPIAANICESNKESEIGDDIMDIDNEDNPKPKDIRLGDISSIDIISPSFDADSKLDILISYAYENEASEITTTIYRYILADSQDLVSETFADLGMRKNVSASLSDEIKDYSLVLQDKLTRPGHIQRIETAVADSFIVLIYTRGEIDVIDRHNLQIVNNRSEIELKNTKDGDTPSTVSTMFDVGFNFPIIPVTDRSPIVIAVSPNLTSIAYTKINNKDQQLNLQVLEKNTNHGISPKELFVTSVGFAFRHSYACYTNSSADDLLALIQSEIKRVSGLLHKSVSDKKHNIETILNKFIESIICESHKAINFQLDAFGKESVDKLLSNPPLQKLLSLQLVLGELQNHDHIISDIAWIVLNLRSTSFGIMFSLSSIYRQISKKKPIDDSLQDSIARGECIMSLIGNVKWLIDLMVYFNQELLQLSYSKDDPSQSKLTMSNSTVLPVLISKVPRLFLIYALSSIGKTHEILKKLNEDLSESNKVFTPMKEALNRYFTICNQSPLNLGLFENFLRECDAFIIKEIGQKVEGKDKGYGLKIEQKLVCQGEITEEILPIAKALIQRHSAYVNRDMKVSELYFYDVDWIDIGIYKLNSNYPEAKFPSDQYPVIHKYPNTLKQVVPRLRFSDKECIDALRKIVISVDFDEGSKTTNLSKLRKCTRCRSFSLVNDPLVFDSPGNIGLWTMVFQRTCICGNAWVNCGK, from the coding sequence ATGACTGTATCATCGAAAGAGAAACATCCGTCGGAAGAGGCGAATGACCCGATAATAACTTCACGGTCTATTGAATCGGGTCCCAAGATGTCTAACACAATATCTTGGTCTAAAAATGGATTCATTGCCTATGCAGCTCCAGAACTTAATCCAAAGCATAACCTCAATTTAACTTACTTAGAGAATGTGGATGGGAAATCATGGCAACTAGCGAAACATCAGGGGATTAATGTTCGACCCCTGGCTGAGAGCAATCAGACTCCAGAGTTAAGACTAGTATCGTGGAGTAATCTAAGTACTGATTTGGCAGTGGCAGATATCCATGGCAATTTCTATGTATTGCTAGCAGGTGTTGGGCTATTAGAGAACAAGGATGCTAATGGATCGACCAGTAAGAATAACGGTCTGTCTGTACCGAGTACAACAAGTTCGCCTAGTTATGAATTGACATCCTATAACCACATGGAAATGATTTACCGAGACATAATTGACCCCCAGCCAACAGGACGAATGATTTCAATGTCACAGATAGTTTCGTTCAAATGGCTCAATATATTTAAGCCTCAGATTATAAACAAGCCTGCTGTATTGACAAAAGtggataataattctctgTCACTGCCACCCTTTGCATACACGTACGGCGTAGGCCAGCATCATCCTCATGGGACGTGTCATCCAATTTCTACAAAGCAAGCATGTATTGCATTAAGGCAAAATGGTGAATGTATATTGTATTTCCAGGGTGAACATAAAGTGGAATAtcataaaatatcaatcaaattACAATTTCTGTCAAATGCAGTAATTATTACTAAATCATCCATAGGAttcaaaaatgataaagaCGTCATAATCTCCGCTTTTGATGCGGTTTCTAATAGTATAAAGACTTTCTTAATTTCTATTGATTGGGGATTCTTGGTCGAATCAGCTCAGAAACAGAAAGTAGATCCACATTATCATACTCCCAAAGAAGCACAGAAGGTTCCGTCATTGATCTTGAAGACATTGCATGAGATGAAGCCAATCGCTGCGAATATATGTGAACTGAATAAGGAAAGTGAAATCGGTGACGATATTATGGATAtcgataatgaagataatcCTAAGCCAAAAGATATTAGACTTGGGGATATATCTTCAATAGATATTATATCGCCAAGCTTTGATGCGGATCTGAAATTagatatattgataagcTATGCGTACGAAAATGAAGCCTCAGAAATTACAACCACGATTTACAGATATATATTGGCTGATTCTCAGGATTTAGTGTCAGAAACGTTCGCTGATTTAGGCATGAGAAAGAATGTGTCAGCATCTCTCTCAGACGAAATTAAAGACTATAGTTTGGTATTGCAAGACAAGTTAACAAGACCTGGTCACATACAGAGAATTGAAACAGCTGTTGCCGATTCTTTCATTGTTCTAATATATACTCGCGGAGAAATTGATGTCATCGACAGACATAACCTACAAATAGTCAATAATCGCTCAGAGATAGAACTAAAAAATACCAAAGATGGTGACACCCCTCTGACTGTGTCAACCATGTTTGATGTTGGCTTTAATTTTCCGATTATACCAGTTACTGACAGAAGTCCTATAGTAATTGCAGTTTCACCTAATCTAACATCCATTGCATACActaaaatcaataataaagacCAGCAATTGAATTTGCAAGTCCTTGAGAAGAATACCAACCATGGAATATCTCCAAAGGAATTGTTTGTTACTTCTGTTGGATTTGCATTCCGCCACTCATACGCATGTTATACAAACTCTAGTGCGGATGATTTGTTAGCTTTAATTCAAAGTGAAATTAAGCGAGTAAGTGGATTATTACATAAGAGTGTTTCTGACAAGAAACATAATATCGAGACTATTTTGAACAAGTTTATTGAATCCATAATTTGCGAGTCTCACAAGGCAATTAATTTCCAATTAGATGCCTTTGGGAAAGAATCTGTGGATAAATTATTGTCTAATCCTCCattgcaaaaattattatcgtTACAATTGGTTCTAGGTGAATTACAAAACCACGATCATATTATCAGCGATATTGCATGGATTGTCCTAAACTTAAGAAGCACAAGTTTTGGGATAATGTTTCTGTTGTCAAGTATTTATAGGCAGATCTCAAAAAAGAAACCAATTGATGATAGCTTACAGGATTCAATAGCTAGAGGTGAATGTATTATGTCTTTAATTGGAAATGTTAAGTGGTTGATAGATTTAATGGTATATTTCAATCAAGAACTATTGCAATTAAGTTACAGTAAGGATGACCCATCGCAAAGCAAACTTACTATGTCCAACTCTACAGTTCTTCCGGTTCTTATAAGTAAAGTACCACGGttgtttttgatttatgCTTTATCGTCTATTGGAAAAACTCACGagattttaaaaaaattaaatgaagatttatcCGAATCTAATAAAGTATTTACTCCTATGAAAGAGGCATTGAATAGGTATTTCACAATATGCAACCAATCTCCATTAAATTTAGGACTATTTGAGAATTTTTTAAGAGAATGTGATGCATTCATTATAAAAGAAATAGGTCAAAAAGTAGAAGGTAAAGACAAAGGCTACGGTTTGAAGATAGAACAAAAGCTAGTGTGTCAGGGTGAAATAACAGAAGAGATACTTCCGATTGCAAAGGCTTTGATTCAGAGACATTCAGCATATGTTAATAGAGATATGAAAGTATCTGAGCTTTACTTTTATGATGTTGATTGGATTGATATTGGTATATATAagttgaattcaaattacCCCGAAGCAAAATTCCCATCTGATCAATATCCGGTAATCCATAAATATCCAAACACATTGAAACAAGTAGTACCAAGGTTAAGATTTTCTGATAAGGAATGCATTGATGCGTTGAGAAAAATAGTTATTTCTGTTGATTTCGATGAAGGTTCAAAGACTACAAACCTATCAAAACTTCGTAAATGTACAAGATGTAGATCGTTTTCATTGGTGAACGATCCATTGGTGTTTGATTCTCCGGGGAATATTGGTTTATGGACTATGGTATTTCAAAGAACATGTATATGCGGTAATGCTTGGGTCAATTGTGGTAAATGA
- a CDS encoding DEHA2C13178p (weakly similar to uniprot|P38348 Saccharomyces cerevisiae YBR272C), which produces MDYNGIDSSSVKTHVHLNEILNNDKVVNATLIENYILQLKNNRSIIFPDEQPNGSIGSNKFISLFIPTINSLLNGEHYFEIDPERVVISLLDAILAYLNIEEILSLYPLDFIINGLTGDSAICCMIIRLLRNNATSETTVKLFDETAILDTILSRYFEKNTTLNVVSQVELLISELVDLSSTVVSTKLLSTEFRDLYEHARDNEDKLVKFLDYILLLMPYILEKQFDLPKNYYVLSYSEFYENDDVLQVVLFIQFYSKLIQRINTFGNDTNIIHNIKPCLKDLISYFKTRQNDDIVQSFYANDIVDVLFHVSYSKVPELLTFNEEVVGQYELFKSYNLFLHLDCDIKLLSTFNPRALPLEIIEDILQEISIFNQKYFSILLNCIGSENVFNKLIPRLTTSVIGKLSFDMLYSLLLRMSEFEYSRKHLINGMPNIVSDYLANPPNVSESEIWNLKKDTLQNLLFSNTDLNVWHDPISKNFSLMCNGRKVQDILPQVDIADKSLQ; this is translated from the coding sequence ATGGATTATAACGGTATAGATAGCAGCTCTGTAAAAACACACGTTCATTTAAATGAGATATTGAATAACGATAAGGTAGTTAACGCCACTTTGATAGAAAACTacattttgcaattaaagAACAATCGGTCGATAATCTTTCCTGATGAACAACCAAATGGAAGCATTGGGCTGAACAAGTTCatatctttatttattccAACTATTAATAGTTTGTTGAATGGAGagcattattttgaaatagaCCCTGAACGGGTGGTGATAAGTTTGTTGGATGCAATATTAgcatatttgaatattgagGAAATTTTACTGCTTTATCCGTTAGATTTTATAATAAATGGATTGACGGGAGATTCGGCAATCTGCTGTATGATTATAAGATTGTTACGGAATAATGCAACGTCGGAGACCACGGTTAAGTTATTTGATGAAACAGCCATATTAGATACCATTTTGTCtagatattttgaaaagaatacCACATTGAACGTAGTGAGTCAAGTTGAGTTGCTAATCTCTGAATTAGTTGATCTTTCGAGTACTGTTGTATCTACAAAGTTATTGAGTACGGAATTCAGAGACTTATACGAACACGCAAGAGACAATGAAGATAAGTTGGTTAAATTTTTAGACTATATTCTCTTGTTGATGCCGTATATTTTAGAGAAGCAATTTGACTTACCAAAGAATTACTACGTTTTATCGTATCTGGAGTTTTACgaaaatgatgatgttTTGCAGGTAGTTttgtttattcaattctacAGTAAGTTAATTCAGCGGATAAACACCTTTGGTAATGATACGAATATCATCCATAATATTAAGCCATGCTTGAAAGATTTGATATCATATTTTAAAACGAGACAAAATGATGACATTGTTCAATCTTTCTATGCAAATGATATCGTTGACGTATTATTTCACGTATCATACTCTAAAGTTCCCGAGCTTCTCACgtttaatgaagaagtCGTTGGCCAgtatgaattatttaaatcatataACCTATTCTTGCATTTAGATTGTGACATCAAGTTGCTAAGCACGTTTAATCCGCGAGCCTTGCCtcttgaaataattgaagatattctacaagaaatatctattttcaatcaaaaaTACTTTAGCATCCTATTGAACTGTATTGGTTCGGAAAATGTATTTAATAAGCTAATTCCAAGGTTGACTACATCAGTTATAGGCAAATTGTCATTTGATATGTTATACAGCTTATTATTACGAATGTCTGAATTTGAGTACTCCAGAAAGCATTTAATAAACGGGATGCCGAATATTGTTTCAGATTATTTAGCTAATCCACCGAATGTCTCTGAATCtgaaatttggaatttgaaaaaggatACTCTACAGAATTTACTCTTTAGTAATACTGATTTAAACGTCTGGCATGATCCAATTTCTAAAAACTTTAGTCTTATGTGTAATGGAAGAAAAGTTCAAGATATACTACCACAAGTTGACATAGCGGATAAATCATTACAATAA
- a CDS encoding DEHA2C13200p (similar to CA4305|IPF6654 Candida albicans) — translation MSIKDLVDNPTIFPMTKTETTSQTTKMNINNILSPKATPNTGSISVSDDNISSHMKGEKENMSVKPVGEIGDVLALDSKPTGEESTIDTSKTATESTQVEPSSENKVNEEEDKENIKVKSEENSESDEIEAKVSDKNEEVYRDNAKNLFEEEFVTIEPEEYTRFLAADDEESLRTRQIYMDLFEWDASLLVSTRMLCSKLYLKGESQEIDRILSAFTKSYVNQHKSNIFCTTNFEKIYIILYSLILLNTSLHNGELNKRSKIGQTEYIRNTFTTFVNQNPKKPKKLTIKQKLAIEKELCDYYDDLARNELYLKKSSQKLDGGNEKNKAYIKRLADNSSKSNLKQDDSESPVLSRQVSASSIWSSDTSGNRRSSLYIQPVQTGGSGMSHFSSRNQTKKNHRVGLARALVAEQNQKVCSSNNSLISVNTTNTLRNHPSLDPSIMGNKGLFKKSSRASVISRDTIVSNIPDDNLSVTSFTNEMKNFNIDAESPQLQQLDDFDVDDYQDQYDLTLELEGSPYLKEGLLKSKIINDDQDNNSEFDRKSTSNESRFLSFFRSSTYTNSSGSNNGPATSAAYAEHFVVVSKGELSLYSFDPKVIKKHQQKLKKLKTPADGDDNESSEVGDGNWLKNAAKIGTYNLCSTYAQFERHSTGILLSTSAKKKSILWSLSFPKVSHKQPKKVVFEAGTKEIALEFINTCNFWASKITAIPTNEESISSIEYGWNNIDKLIDRKEEFKKMKNIQKWEPLPKGVYLSNYVENSEIDDEARNFGIMKQFVKTVNYYNNLRKVYQEFNQLKLKFISNFNSKPLSNTSNYSRIMANYENKSNDYLLELRKYKNYLIMLGFGLQLRFDLQDDELNDHRDEFANDELEKDLTNVEEDDGLKRSVKIEIYNLFTSLKAVEKIIPNYHASKSINSIIESKNGRGPYPDEPFPLVKSPKTFTLSNYNSHESPIAQLLQTPQQVQSGSEIPHSYSTRTIKEEEESEP, via the coding sequence ATGTCGATAAAAGATCTCGTGGATAATCCGACAATTTTTCCGATGACTAAAACTGAAACTACGAGCCAAACCACGAAGATGAACATAAATAATATCCTATCGCCAAAGGCCACGCCTAACACAGGCTCAATTTCAGTTTCAGACGATAACATAAGCTCGCATATGAAGGGagaaaaggaaaatatGTCGGTCAAACCAGTGGGAGAGATTGGTGATGTTTTGGCCCTTGATAGCAAACCAACCGGCGAGGAATCAACTATAGATACTTCTAAAACCGCGACGGAAAGCACACAAGTTGAACCAAGTAGCGAAAACAAAGTAAACGAGGAggaagataaagaaaacaTAAAAGTCAAATCTGAGGAAAATAGTGAGTCAGATGAAATAGAGGCTAAGGTTTCAGATAAGAACGAAGAGGTTTACAGAGATAATGCAAAAAACCTCttcgaagaagaatttgtcACTATTGAGCCTGAAGAATATACTCGGTTCTTAGCTGCTGATGATGAGGAAAGCTTAAGGACTAGACAGATATATAtggatttatttgaatGGGACGCGAGTTTGTTGGTTTCAACAAGAATGCTTTGTTCGAAGTTGTATTTGAAAGGTGAGtctcaagaaattgatagaaTCTTGTCTGCGTTCACCAAGTCTTATGTTAACCAACACAAGAGTAATATTTTTTGCACCAcgaattttgaaaagatatatattatattatacaGTTTAATCTTATTGAACACATCATTGCATAACggtgaattaaataaaagaaGCAAGATTGGTCAAACTGAATATATTAGGAATACATTTACCACGTTTGTGAACCAAAATCCTAAGAAACCCAAAAAATTAACTATCAAACAAAAACTTGCTATTGAAAAGGAATTATGCGATTATTACGACGATTTGGCAAGAAATGAactatatttaaaaaaatccaGCCAAAAATTAGACGGTGGaaatgaaaagaataaagCCTACATTAAGCGTCTTGCAGATAACTCGTccaaatcaaatttaaaaCAAGACGATAGTGAATCACCTGTGTTATCTAGACAAGTGTCCGCTTCTTCTATTTGGTCTTCCGATACGAGTGGTAATCGTCGTTCCTCATTATACATACAACCAGTACAAACAGGAGGCTCAGGAATGTCTCATTTCtcttcaagaaatcaaaCCAAAAAGAATCATCGAGTGGGTTTAGCAAGGGCATTGGTAGCAgaacaaaatcaaaaagttTGTTCAAGTAATAATTCGCTTATTTCTGTCAATACTACAAATACATTAAGAAACCACCCATCTTTAGATCCATCAATAATGGGAAATAAAGggttattcaaaaaatctTCCAGGGCCTCGGTGATTTCAAGAGATACGATTGTATCTAATATTCCGGATGATAATCTCTCTGTAACATCATTTACTAATGAAATGAAGAACTTTAATATTGATGCAGAATCACCACAGCTTCAACAGTtggatgattttgatgTGGATGATTATCAAGACCAATATGATTTGACATTAGAGCTTGAGGGTTCTCCATATTTAAAAGAAGGATTACTTAAATCGAAGATTATCAATGATGACCAAGATAATAACCTGGAGTTTGATCGTAAAAGTACATCTAATGAATCAAGgtttctttctttcttcagATCGAGTACTTATACAAATTCATCAGGGTCAAATAATGGGCCAGCCACATCTGCAGCATACGCGGAACACTTTGTGGTGGTTTCAAAAGGTGAATTATCGTTGTATTCGTTCGACCCTAAGGTTATAAAGAAGCATCAACAAAAGttaaagaagttgaaaactCCGGCTGATGGCGATGATAACGAATCTTCGGAAGTGGGTGATGGTAATTGGTTAAAGAATGCGGCCAAAATTGGCACATATAACTTGTGTTCAACGTATGCCCAATTTGAAAGGCATTCAACTGGAATATTGCTTTCAACATCTGCGAAAAAGAAAAGCATCTTATGGTCATTGTCTTTTCCTAAAGTCTCGCATAAACAGCCCAAGAAAGTTGTGTTTGAAGCCGGAACTAAAGAAATAGCTCtcgaatttattaatacatGTAATTTTTGGGCATCCAAGATCACGGCAATTCCTACTAACGAAGAAAGTATTTCctcaattgaatatggCTGGAACAATAtagataaattaattgacAGAAAAGAAGAGTtcaaaaaaatgaaaaacaTTCAAAAATGGGAACCTCTACCAAAAGGTGTTTACTTGAGTAATTATGTGGAGAAttctgaaattgatgatgaggCAAGGAATTTTGGCATAATGAAACAATTCGTGAAAACAGTCAATTactataataatttgaggAAAGTTTACCAGGAGTTTAATCagttaaaattgaaattcattTCTAATTTTAACTCCAAACCTTTAAGCAATACTTCTAATTATAGTAGAATAATGGCTAATTATGAAAACAAGTCAAATGATTATCTTTTGGaattaagaaaatataagaattatttaataatgctaGGCTTTGGATTGCAACTAAGATTTGATTTGCAGGATGACGAACTCAATGACCACCGTGACGAATTCGCcaatgatgaattagaaaaagaCTTGACGAACGTGGAAGAGGATGATGGATTGAAAAGGTCCgttaaaattgaaatttacaATTTATTCACAAGCTTGAAAGCGGTCgaaaaaataattccaaattaCCATGCGAGTAAATCAATCAACTCTATTATTGAGTCTAAAAATGGTAGGGGTCCTTATCCCGATGAGCCATTTCCTTTGGTAAAATCGCCAAAAACATTTACCTTATCTAATTACAATAGTCATGAAAGCCCGATCGCACAATTATTACAAACTCCGCAGCAAGTACAATCAGGTCTGGAAATACCACACAGTTACAGTACCCGTACTATCAAGGAAGAGGAAGAGCTGGAGCCCTGA
- a CDS encoding DEHA2C13222p (highly similar to uniprot|P25451 Saccharomyces cerevisiae YER094C PUP3 Beta subunit of the 20S proteasome) translates to MSDPSSINGGSAVAMVGKDCIAIACDLRLGNQSLGLSNNFEKIFQLGDKTFLGLTGLATDVITLSETFRFKNNLYKLREEREIEPTTLANLVSSTLYEKRFGPYFVGPIVAGLDSKTNKPFICGFDLIGCIDFAKDFIVSGTASDQLYGMCESLYEPNLEPEDLFETISQSLLNAVDRDALSGWGAVVYIVTKDNVTKRVLKTRQD, encoded by the exons ATGTCGGATCCAAGTTCAATCAATG GTGGTTCTGCCGTGGCGATGGTCGGTAAAGATTGTATAGCAATAGCCTGTGATTTACGTTTAGGAAATCAGTCATTAGGGTTATCGAATAACTTTGAAaagatttttcaacttgGAGATAAAACATTTTTAGGATTGACAGGGTTGGCAACAGATGTAATTACATTATCAGAAACATTTAGGTTCAAGaacaatttatataagttaagagaagaaagagaaattgAGCCAACGACATTGGCAAACTTGGTTAGTTCTACATTATACGAAAAGAGATTCGGGCCTTATTTTGTTGGTCCAATAGTAGCAGGATTGGATTCGAAGACAAACAAGCCATTTATCTGTGGATTTGATTTGATCGGATGTATCGATTTCGCTAAGGATTTCATAGTCAGTGGAACTGCATCTGATCAATTATATGGTATGTGTGAATCTTTGTATGAGCCAAATTTGGAACCAgaagatttatttgaaaccATCAGTCAATCCTTATTAAATGCAGTTGACAGAGATGCTTTGTCTGGTTGGGGTGCCGTTGTTTATATTGTTACTAAGGATAATGTTACTAAGAGAGTTTTGAAAACTCGTCAAGATTAA
- a CDS encoding DEHA2C13244p (highly similar to CA0034|IPF8016 Candida albicans), with amino-acid sequence MHPQLDRNRFDPCEKLMDALEECHRQEFMKKALGMCNFEKEELTKCLHYTRVNDANDRIRQSKEKQKKFEQRRKESEEELYGKNNYLKRMIEKEAESRGKQ; translated from the coding sequence ATGCATCCACAGTTAGATAGAAATAGATTTGATCCTTGCGAGAAGTTAATGGATGCGTTAGAAGAATGTCACAGACAAGAATTCATGAAGAAAGCTTTAGGAATGTGTAACTttgagaaagaagaattgactAAATGCTTACACTATACGAGAGTTAACGATGCAAATGACAGAATCAGACAATCAAAGgagaaacaaaaaaaattcgaacagagaagaaaagaaagcgaagaagaattatacGGAAAGAATAACTACTTGAAGCGTATGATCGAAAAGGAAGCTGAAAGCAGAGGCAAGCAGTAA
- a CDS encoding DEHA2C13266p (similar to uniprot|P47018 Saccharomyces cerevisiae YJL123C), with product MPPKAKTNDTDDVLDFINSLPDSKSGTPKPKETSNNDVNDKDEDFLEFLDELAAHEKSKPSTPKPNSKFEPKKKGELGEKESKPQPKEEKEEKELPVKKESTEGSGKVTEGESEPNKENTKSNAEPNTTEEVDAIGSISTWWNNEGSNKVSSFWGSITSNAQSLSEQTYQLASTTSNQISQQRQKLIENSDHEQIVNISSKLNSMLLNMSQQITQGLMSDTDELLNILLIYDLYNINYLDRLCYDKFNQVMNQVEGGINVSVNNFNHKDELNKDRIDLNLFYGKIIDGEKLCLANLESSVKDYLKITKLSEEEDKNTSEPGQDEKGEDKDENEKHETKGEEENKEEIDKINKSNIFISIQPITSKSNQDETKSTHDGEEQGPILIESNNSDSFSFTVILKDITNNITIITKTQPFPLKWAKWLSGESSQEFKEFDDIDPSEWVKNWIKDGLSLSFGVLAQEYVIKRMGF from the coding sequence ATGCCACCAAAAGCTAAGACTAATGATACAGATGATGTATTAGActttatcaattcattgCCTGATTCTAAATCAGGTACTCCTAAACCGAAAGAAACCAGTAATAATGATGTAAATGATAAGGATGAAGACTTCCTCGAATTCTTGGATGAATTGGCAGCACATGAAAAATCCAAACCTTCTACTCCAAAACCAAATAGTAAATTTGAGccaaagaagaaaggaGAATTGGGtgaaaaagaatcaaaaCCGCAACCAAAAGAGGAAAAGGAGGAAAAGGAATTGCCGGTCAAAAAGGAGCTGACAGAAGGCTCTGGTAAGGTCACGGAAGGTGAATCGGAGCCAAATAAAGAGAATACAAAAAGTAATGCAGAACCGAATACGACAGAGGAAGTTGATGCTATCggatcaatttcaacatgGTGGAACAACGAAGGTTCAAATAAAGTTTCATCGTTTTGGGGATCAATTACATCAAATGCTCAAAGTCTAAGCGAACAAACGTATCAACTAGCATCAACAACCTCTAACCAAATAAGTCAACAGAGACAGAAGctaattgaaaattctgATCATGAACAGATAGTAAATATCAGctcaaaattgaattcaatgtTGTTAAACATGTCGCAGCAAATTACCCAGGGTCTTATGTCTGACACTGATGAATTgttgaatatattattaatttatgacttatataatataaattatttggataGATTATGCTATGATAAATTCAACCAAGTCATGAATCAAGTTGAAGGTGGAATTAATGTCAGTGTCAATAACTTCAATCATAaggatgaattgaataaagacagaattgatttaaatCTCTTTTATGGTAAGATAATTGACGGAGAAAAGTTGTGCTTAGCAAACTTAGAAAGTTCAGTCAAGgattatttaaagattACCAAGTTATCTGAAGAGGAAGACAAAAATACCTCCGAACCCGGTCAGGATGAAAAAGGCGAagataaagatgaaaatgaaaaacaTGAAACTAAAggcgaagaagaaaataaagaagagattgataaaatcaataagtcgaacatatttatttccaTCCAACCAATAACTAGTAAAAGTAATCAGGATGAGACTAAGTCTACTCACGATGGAGAAGAGCAAGGTCcaatattaattgaatccaataattctgaCTCATTTTCGTTCACAgtaattttgaaagatattaCAAACAATATAACTATCATCACAAAAACGCAGCCTTTCCCATTGAAGTGGGCCAAATGGTTAAGTGGCGAACTGTCTCAAGAATTTAAAGAGTTTGATGATATCGACCCGAGCGAATGGGTCAAGAACTGGATCAAAGATGGGTTGTCTTTGAGTTTTGGTGTCTTAGCTCAAGAATATGTTATAAAAAGAATGGGCTTCTGA
- a CDS encoding DEHA2C13288p (similar to CA1242|IPF19908 Candida albicans), whose protein sequence is MFRSFLRLANTSNVKTHNITIFHDTNSKLSHHLLGKLTGYSQLPNTFHRANGAGWFQKAGAHGQNISPAGIMSNKFNLELKINQTPSYQDYYFIHEHCTDIHPDNCTSFEKKFPLLFESQNITLCNSTATKHNKQKRFINDLSVLSQDEYNELAAQRSFFKAPLIIDWSNNLIAGDDKGLDRIMANYLACGIQDSHKNVLHEDSSVVAEAMEKETPSSDDNNHTDNNAGYATQGSPRRTNSRYNRNDIIHPHVAEFADLF, encoded by the coding sequence ATGTTCAGATCATTCTTACGCTTGGCCAATACCAGCAATGTCAAGACCCACAACATAACCATATTCCACGACACAAACTCAAAGTTGTCACATCACTTGTTAGGCAAGTTGACGGGATACAGTCAGTTGCCAAATACATTTCATAGGGCTAATGGTGCCGGGTGGTTCCAGAAAGCAGGCGCGCATGGTCAAAACATTTCGCCAGCAGGAATCATGTCGAACAAGTTCAATTTGGAGTTGAAGATAAATCAGACTCCATCGTACCAGGATTACTACTTTATACACGAACACTGCACTGACATACACCCGGACAATTGTACCAGTTTTGAAAAGAAGTTTCCGCTTTTGTTTGAACTGCAAAATATCACATTGTGTAATCTGACCGCCACCAAACACAACAAGCAGAAACGCTTCATCAACGACTTACTGGTGTTACTGCAAGACGAATACAATGAGTTGGCAGCACAGAGGAGCTTTTTTAAGGCTCCGTTGATCATTGATTGGTCCAACAACTTGATTGCAGGAGATGACAAAGGCTTGGATCGCATTATGGCCAACTACTTGGCGTGTGGAATCCAGGACTCCCACAAAAATGTCTTGCACGAAGACTCTTCGGTGGTGGCCGAGGCAATGGAGAAAGAGACTCCTTCGAGCGATGACAATAATCACACCGATAATAATGCAGGGTACGCGACTCAAGGCTCTCCTAGACGCACCAACTCCAGATACAACCGTAACGATATAATACACCCACACGTTGCGGAATTTGCAGATTTGTTTTAG